TAGATCAGCTTGTCGGTGTCCTGCACATCCGAAGAAATGGTGTTGCCATTGACGATCGTCTGGGCGTCCGACTTGTAGCTGATCTGGCGCAGACCGCCCGACAATTCGGTCGCCTCGCCAAAATGAGCGGTCAGATTGCCGAAGAAGGACTGTTCGTGCGACGTGCCGGCGCGTTCGACATTGGTCTGCACCACCTGCAGGATCACCGGCGGCGCACCGGGGCGCAGCACGCCACCAACGATGGTCGGCGAGGTCAGGTGGGTCGGCGGATCGAGCTTGTCGTCGAAGAAGCCGACCACATAGTCGAACATGCCCAGGACACGTTCTTCGTTCTGCAAGCGGATTTCATGCGAGGTTTCCTTGGCGATCGTATCGGTCACCTGGTTGACGTCGCGGCCGACGAAGAAATTGCCATCGTCGACATTGTCGGTCGAATGGAATTTCTGCTTCGTATACATGCCCTGATAGATCAGGCGCTGACCCGCAAAGCCGGCTTCCGCACGCCAGTTGAAAATGTCGAAACGCTGATTGACGATGCGCGGCTGCTCCTGGATCGACTGGCGATCCTTGGCGGTGATCAGGACCGGGCTGGGCGCTGCATCCGGATTGGCTTCGCTAAAGGAAATCGCCTGATCATAGGTCCGCGCGTCGCGGTCCATATATTGATAGGTGCCTTCAAACTTCAACCAGTCGGTTGGCTCGATCGTGCCGACGACGCGGGCGCTTTTCGTGCGCGACCAGGGGTTGGCGGCACCGGCCGTGCGGACCAGCGGGGTGATGCGGTCGGCATCATCCTCGTTCCAGACGCCCGACACGCGGATGCCCGCCACGCCCTCGATGACCGGCACGTTCAGGCCGCCCTTGAAGTTCAGCGTCCCGATATTGTTGCCGGTCCAGTCGATGAAACCGCCCAGCTGGTTGAGGTCCGGCTTGCGGGTGGTGATGGTGATCGAACCCGACGGCGAGGCGCGGCCGCGCAGCGTACCCTGCGGTCCGCGCTGCACTTCGATCTGGCCGATATCATACATCTGCTGCAGCACCGCGCCAGGAGACAGCGGGGCGTCGTTGAAATAGAATTGGATGGTGCCGCTGTTGCCGCTGGCATTGGCATCGAAATTGACGCCGCGCAGTCGGGCATTGCCGCCGATGCCATTGGCATTGGTGGTGAGCTCCAGGCCGGGCGCCAGCGCCTGCACTTCGTTGAAGGTACGGATGTTGAGGTTGCCGATCGCCTGCTCGGTGACGGCGTTCACAACGGCCGGAACGTCCTGCACGTCCTCGCCGCGACGGCGGGCTTCGACGATGATGGTGGGTACGTCATAGGTTGGTTCGGTCGCGGCGGCCTGTTCAGGCGCCTGGGCCAGCGCCGGC
The sequence above is drawn from the Sphingobium sp. AP49 genome and encodes:
- a CDS encoding TonB-dependent receptor, translated to MNRMSAYYLVGASIAAMAVATPALAQAPEQAAATEPTYDVPTIIVEARRRGEDVQDVPAVVNAVTEQAIGNLNIRTFNEVQALAPGLELTTNANGIGGNARLRGVNFDANASGNSGTIQFYFNDAPLSPGAVLQQMYDIGQIEVQRGPQGTLRGRASPSGSITITTRKPDLNQLGGFIDWTGNNIGTLNFKGGLNVPVIEGVAGIRVSGVWNEDDADRITPLVRTAGAANPWSRTKSARVVGTIEPTDWLKFEGTYQYMDRDARTYDQAISFSEANPDAAPSPVLITAKDRQSIQEQPRIVNQRFDIFNWRAEAGFAGQRLIYQGMYTKQKFHSTDNVDDGNFFVGRDVNQVTDTIAKETSHEIRLQNEERVLGMFDYVVGFFDDKLDPPTHLTSPTIVGGVLRPGAPPVILQVVQTNVERAGTSHEQSFFGNLTAHFGEATELSGGLRQISYKSDAQTIVNGNTISSDVQDTDKLIYNASLKHNFSPNFLVYASTGSSFRPGINVVGDFNIAPSALEQSFTNLPPETSKSYELGFKSTLMGGRARFNVTAYHQKYKNFPYRVPNTGVYYVNTVAVRNAAGQVTGTAQQVASFNFVGAVPVEVNGVESELGFDITRSWNVNLTGSYSLGKIKNGTIPCNDLNGDGIPDPVGNAPSLAQLQAAVGSDNLSACQVSQRAAFLPPITATLQTEYRASLSSAMDGFIRGLLNYNGKSQGDPGNNYDDVSAYALVNLYAGIRSPDGGWEISLFAKNLFDTTKVLTRTTPLFTPYQQVTGGTPPTVAATYTSTYTGATVTPPREIGVNLRFAFGSR